The genomic window ACGACTTTTCCCCCATCCAGAAGCGCAAAGACTACAGCTGGCCGGGGGGCAAGCGCCTGGCGTTCTATGTCGCGCTCAACATCGAGCACTTCGCGTTCGGGACCGGCCGGGTCCTCGATCCGACGAACCGCGGCGGGCCTCCGACGCAACGCAATTTCGCCTGGCTCGACTACGGCAACCGGGTTGGGATCTGGCGCCTGTTCGGTATGCTCGATCAATTGAAGCTGCCCGCCACGATCCTCCTGAACGGCCAGGTCGCCGAGCTTTACCCGGACATCGTCGAGAAGATCAGATCGCGCGACGACGATGTGCTCGGCCATGGTCGTACCAACAGCGAGCTGCTGACTGGCCGGTGGGAGCACGACGAAGCGCGCATCATCGCCGAAACGACGGCGGCGATCGAGAAGCACGTCGGCGTGCGGCCGACGGGTTGGATGGGGCCCGGCGCGGCGGAATCGAACGTCACGCCCGATCTCCTCAAGGAAGCCGGGTACACGCATATCCTCGATTGGCCCATGGACGACCAGCCGCTCTGGATGCGCACCCGTTCGGGTCCGATCCTCTCGATCCCCTATCCGCTGGAGCTCAACGACGCGGGCACGCTGGCCCAGCGCGACCATACCGGCCGGGAATTCGCCGACATGGTCGTCGACCAGTTCGACGAGTTGGTCGAGCAGTCCGAGCATTACCCGCTCGTGCTCGGCTTGTCGCTCCACGGCTACATCGTGGGGCAGCCCTTCCGGGCTCGCCCGCTCCATCAGGCCTTGAAGCACTGCGTCCAGCACAAGCTCAAGGATCGCGTCTGGTACACGCGGGCCGGGGAAATCGCAGACTATTGCTTCAAGCTGCCCCCAGGGACCGTTCTCGGGGGCTGATCAGGCTTCATCGGCTTTGCATCCAGTGCAAGAGGTGCTCAAATGGCGAAAGCGCGAGAGTCGCTACGCAGCGAAGCAAAGCACCATCACCTTCCCGCCTCGCCCGAAACTGCGCACTGGGGCTTCCTGGATCCGAAGCTGAAGCCCGTTCTGACCATAGACTCCGGGGACAGCGTCACGATCGATTGCGTGTCGGGCAACCCGGAAATGATGCCGCCGAAGGAGCTCGGCTTTCAGATCCTGCCGGAGCATCTCGAGATTCATCGAAGGGTGACGAAGGGCACGGGGAACCACATCTTCACCGGCCCGATCTACGTCGAAGGGGCGGAGCCCGGCGACGTCTTGGAAGTGCGCGTTCACGATATCGCGCTGCGCCAGGACTGGGGGTGGAACGTCTTCCGTCCCCTCGTGGGCACGTTGCCCGACGATTTCCCATACTACCGCTGTATACATATCCCGCTCGATCGCCAGGCCATGACCGCGACCATGCCGTGGGGCCTGAAGATCCCCATCCGTCCCTTCTTCGGGCAGCTGGCGGTCGCGCCGCGGCCGGAATTCGGCCGCCAGAACAGCAAGGAGCCGCGCGAGTTCGGCGGGAACATCGACTGCAAGGAACTCACCGCCGGCAGCACGATCTATCTTCCCGTGTGGACCAAAGGCGCCCTCTTCTCGACCGGCGATGGGCATGCCCTCCAGGGCGATGGCGAAGTGTGCGGCACCGCCATAGAGACGGCGTTGACGGGCACCTTCGAGTTCGTCGTGCGCAAGGACTTGAAGTTGGCCATGCCGCGCGCCGAGACGCCGACGCATTTCATCACGATGGGGCTTGATGTCGATCTCGACGACGCGGCGGTCCAGGCCCTTCGCGCGATGATCGACTGGCTTGGCGCGCTGCTCGGGCTCTCGAAAGAGGACGCCTATTCCTTCTGCAGCTTCATCGTCGATCTGCACATCACGCAAACCGTCAATAACGTGAAGGGCGTTCACGCGATGGCCGAGAAGCGACTGATCGGGAAGGCGTGAGGGGGGGGCAGATGCGCGACGCAAAGCGTTCGGCCGTCATGGCTGTGGTGGTGTTCTTGTCGGTGATTCCGGCCGGCGCGCAATCGGTCGAGAAGAGCAACATCTCCTTCATGCTCGACTGGACGATCGCCGGCACGCATGCGCCGTATTTCATCCCCCTGGACAAGGGCTACTACAAGGCCGAGGGCCTGAACGTGAAGATCGACCGCGGGACCGGCGCCGGAAACACGGCGAGCAATGTGGCGTCGGGAGTCTACGATTTCGGCTGGGCGGACGTCACGACCTTGATCACCTTCAACGCCCAGAACCCGACCAAGGAGTTGACGCTCGTCTACATCAGCTTCCAGGACGCCCCGTTGGCGATCGTCAGCTTCAAGTCGGCGGGCATCAGGACGCTGAAGGATCTCGAGGGCAAGACCGTCGCCGATCAGCATGGCAGCGCCGCGGGGGCGGTCATCAACGTCGTGACGAAGGCCGGCACGCCGGACGAGATCAAGATCACTCGCAAGTTCGTCACGCCACAGCTCCGCGAGCCGATGCTGATCCGTCGTGACGTCGATGCGATCCTCGCGTTCGACGTCTCGAGCATCATGACGCTCGTCGACCTCGGTGTGCCGCGAGATCAGATCTCGGTGCTGAGGTATGCGGATATCGGCTTCGACGTGTATGGCACCGGTCTGTGGGTCAGGCGTGACTTCCTCGAAAAGAATCCCCGTACGGTCGCGGCCATGGTGCGGGCCATCAACAAAGGCACCAAGGATGCCATCGCCAATCCCGGCGCGGCGGCGGAGGTGATGACCAAATACGCTCCGTTGCTCAAGACGGACATCGAGTGCCAGCGTCTCCTCATCGCCCTCGACCATCATCTAAACCCGGACGTCGCCAGATATGGCTTGAGCCACGTCGATCCCAAGAAGATGCAGAAGACGATCGAGCAGGTGGTGCACGTGCAGAAGTTCGAGCGCACGCCGGCGCTCGATCATGTGTGGACCGACCGCTTCCTTCCCCCGCAGGCGGAGCGGATGGCTCCCCCGCTCGGCAGGTGCGGGCCGAAATAGACGATGCCTTCGGTGGCCGCGGGGGCGGAGCTGCGGCCGAGGGGGAAGGCCCTGCCTGCTGACCGGGAGCCCATCATACGACTCGAGGGGGCCAGCCTGGTCTATGGTGGTCCCCAGGGCGTGGTAGCTCTGATGGATGCCAACCTCCGGATTAACGCCGGGGAGTTGGTCGTGGTGGTGGGGCCGAGCGGTTGCGGGAAGTCGTCGCTCCTGAAGCTCGTGTCCGGGCTCCACCCGGCCCGGAGCGGTTCGGTGTACGTGGCGGGCCGGCCGGTGACGGGACCGCTGAAGATCTGCGGCATGGCGTTCCAGAATGCCATGCTGCTGCCCTGGCGGACGACGATCGGCAACGTCCTGCTGCCGCTCGAGATCGTCGATTCGCACGCCGCGCGCTTTCGCCGGCATCGCGCCGAGTACGAGGCGCAAGCGCGCGAGCTCCTGGCCACGGTCGGACTCGCTGGCTTCGAGGACAAGTATCCCTGGCAGCTGTCCGGCGGCATGCAACAGCGGGCGTCGCTCTGTCGTGCCCTCATCCACTCGCCGGAACTGCTCCTCCTGGATGAGCCATTCGCCTCGCTGGATCCGTTCACGCGCGAAGAGTTGTGGGATGTCGTGCAGGATCTGTGGCTCGAGCGCAGGCCGACCGTGATCCTGGTCACGCACGACCTGCGTGAGGCCGTCTATCTCGCCGATACGGTCTACGTCATCAGCCCGCGGCCCGGTCGTGTGCTGTCTCGCACCACGATCGACTTGCCGCGGCCGCGCCGGTTGGCGGATACCTACAAGCCGGAATTCATCGACTTGAGCCACGCCCTGCGCGAGCAGATCGCGACTGGTCGTCCGTGAACGGCCTCCTGACCAGGCGCCTCTTGCCGTGGTCGACCACCCTGGGGTTGTTGGTCCTGTGGCAGTTGGTCTGCGTGGTGCTGCGGGTCGATACCTTCATCCTGCCCTCGCCGCTGGAAGTGTCGCGTTCGCTGGCGCAGAACACCGAGCTGATCATGTTCCACGCCCTGCAGACGTTGATGACCACGGTGGCGGGATTTGCCCTGGGCGTCGCGGCGGGAATGGCGCTGGGGCTGCTGCTCGGAACATCGCGGACCGTCTATGACGGTCTCTATCCGGTGATGATCGGCTTCAACTCGATTCCCAAGGTCGCCATCGTGCCGGTGCTGGTCATCTGGTTCGGCATCGGCACCGTTCCCGCGATTCTCACGGCGTTCGTGACGGCCGCGTTTCCCATCGTTGTCAATGTCGCGACCGGACTCGCCACCATCGAGCCGGAGTGGCAGGACGTGCTGCGCGTCCTGGGCGCGCGCAAATGGCAGATTCTGATGAAGATCGGCATTCCGCGGGCGCTGCCGTACTTCTTTGCGTCGCTGAAGGTCGCGATCACGCTGGCCTTCGTTGGCTCGGTGGTGGCGGAAACCGTGGCGGCGAACGCGGGCATCGGCTTCCTCATGATGACGGCCAGCGGCCGCTTCGACGTGCCGCTCGTGTTCGCGGGGCTTGTCGTCGTCGGCGCCATGGGCATCCTCATGTACGAGGTCTTCGCACGGCTCGAGCGGCGGCTGACCTTCTGGGCCATCCGCAGCGGCGACCTCGTCACCTAGGGAACCACCGTGCCGCTCGGGCGGGCGGCGCGCACCTCGGCGCGCGGGCGCATCCCGAGGATCGAGCGCGGTGAGGACGAAGACCTGCGCGCCCCGGGCGAGGTCCTTGACGCTGGCCTGCTCGCCCTGGCGCGGGTAGTAGCCGGACCCGCCGGCCTGGCGGCGCAGCGCTCAGCCGAAGCGCGGCATGATGTGCTACCATGTGCTACATGCGCCACCCCAGAGCGGATGTGGGAGTTCGAGAGCTGAGACAGAACTTGAGCGTCTACCTGAGGCGAGTCAAGAGGGGCGAGACCTTGGAAGTGAGAGAGCGGGGACATCGCGTGGCGGTCCTGGCCCCCGCCGGCGCGAAGGCAACGGCCCTCGACCGCCTCATCGCCGCCGGGCGAGCCACACCGGCCGGCGGCGACCTGCTGGCCCTGGGTCGGCCCCTGGGCAAGCGCCCATCGCGTCGCGCCAGTCGGGCACTGGCCGGGCTCCGTGAAGAGCGTCCGTGAGCCTGGTGTATCTCGACTCGTCAGCGCTGGTGAAGCTCGTCGTCCGCGAGCCGGAATCCGCGGCGCTCATGGAGTTCCTCCGCGAGCGCCCCGATCGGGTGTCGAGCGCCCTCGTCCTCGCCGAGGTGCCCCGCGCCTTGCGCCGGGCGAGGTTCGGGGCGGCCGTGCGCCGCCGAGCCCGCGAGATCCTCGCGCGGGTCGCTCTGGTGGACATCGACCGGCGCGCCCTGGCCGCCGCAGCCGCGATCGATCCTCCGACCGTGAGAACCCTCGACGCGATCCACCTCGCCACCGCGCTCGGCCTTCGCGAGGACCTGGCGGCCCTGGTCACCTACGATCGCCGCCTCGCCGTGGCCGCCGAGCGCGCCGACCTCCACGTGCAGGCACCCGTCTGAGCCGATCGCGCCGCCGGCCCGTCGGCCTCGGACCTTGCCAATTCAGGCCCGCTCCGTTTATATAAGGGCCTCAGATCTATAAGGGCCTCGGATCTCGCTGGAGAGGAGCCCGGATGCGTCTCAGAGACAAGGTCGCCGTCGTCACCGGCGCCGGCCGCGGCATCGGCCAGGCCATCGCGCTCGCTTACGCCCGCGAGGGCGCGCACGTCGTCGTCAACGACATCGATCCGGCCACCGCCGAGGCGACGGCGGCTGAGGCCGCGCGCCTGGGCTCCAAGTCGCTCGCCGTTGCCGCCGACATCGCGAAGCCCGCGGACATCGCGCGCCTGATCGAGACGACCGTGCGCGAGCGGGGGCGCGTGGATATCGTCGTCAACAACGCAATGAGGATCGTCCCCGGCAAGCTGGAGGAGCTGCCGGAGGCGTCGTGGGACACGACGATGAACATCGGCCTCAAGGGCGCCTTCCTCGTCAGCCAGGCCGCGGCGCGCCACATGATCCGCCAGCGCTCCGGCTGCTTCGTCAACATCGCGTCCGTCGCTGGCGTGTTTCCCTACAACTGGGCCGGCGCCTACAGCGTGGTGAAGGCCGGGCTCATCATGCTGACGCAGCTCATGGCCCTCGAGTGGGCGCCCTACGGCATCCGCGCCAACGCGATAGCCCCCGGCTACATCCGCACGCCGGGTACCGAGGGCATGTACGCCGACCAGGAGATCTACGAGGGCCGGCGCAAGGGCGTGCCCATGGGGCGCGTTGGCAGCGGCGACGACGTGGCCCCTGTGGCCGTCTTCCTCGCTTCCGACGAGGCGCGCTACACGACCGGCTCGCTCGTCGGCTGCGACGGCGGTCAGGCGGTCGGCTACTACCTGTCCGTCCCCGGGCGCCGCTTCTCGGGCGGGCGCATCGACTGAGCGCGGAGGGTGGCAATAGGTTGTAACCGACTGTCTTACGTTGTAAGCTCAGCACATGCCGGGTAAGTCGTCGAGCCGGTACCGGAAGCCGCGCCGCTCCGAAGGCAGCGTATCGACCACCATGCGGCTGCGGCGTTCCGTCCGTGAGAACCTCGAAGGCTGGGCGGCGCGAAGTCGCCGATCGGTGTCGGAGATCGCGCAGGAGCTGATCGAGGAGGGCATCCGCATGCGGGAGTGCCCGGGTATCTACTTCGCCACGGAGCCTGCCGGCCGGAGAGCAAACATCGCCGGGACGGGGCTGGCGGTGTGGGAAGTCCTTCGTGATTACGTGCGCGACCGGAATCTCAAGCGGGTCCAAAAGGCGTTTCCGCATCTGTCACAAACCCAGATCACATCGGCGCTGCTGTATTACAGCCGCTACACCGATGAAATCAACCGAGAAGTCGAGGCCAACGCAGCGCTGACTCCCGAAGAAATTGAGCGACGGTTTCCCGGTCTAATGCGCTTCGTCAGCATTGATTGAAGCTCTACCTCGACGCGAACCTGTCGCCGCGGATCGCGGCGACGCTGCGCGCGCGGGGGATCGGTGCCGTGAGCGCGCACGAAGTCGGCCATACGCAGCTCGACGACCGCGCTCAACTCCGGCACGCGACACGCAATGAGCGGGTCATCGTTACCTGTGACATCAGGGACTACGCGGCGTTGACGGCGGAGACGATCGCCAGCAATGAGTCGCACGCAGGGATCATCCTCGTCCCCTCCAGCGTTCGGACCGACGAATTCGGGACGATCGTCAAGGGCCTCGGCCGAATCGTCCGGCAATATCCGGACGGCCTGGCCGATACGGTTGTTTATCTGACTCGGTCTCGGATATAAGAAGCTTCGTGGCTTGGACTTCCAGGCTTTTGAGGCGCGCAGCCCTGAGGACCTGGCGAGCGCCTACTCAGCGATGACCAGGTGGCGCGCCAGTGCCCTTGCCACGCTCAATGACGCGATGTTCTTCAGCCAACGCGAACGCGTCGTGGAGCTTGCGGCGAAGAACCGACTGCCCGCCATGTACCCCGGGGTCGAATTCGTGCAGGCAGGTGGCCTCATGTCCTATGGGCCGGACTTCCATTATCTGTTTCGGCGTGCCGCCATCTATGTCGACAAGATCCTCAAGGGCGCGAGGCCCGCGGACCTCCCGATCGAGCAGCCAACAAAGTTCGGGCCGATCAGGTGATCGAGTGACGTCCACACCATTTGTCGAGATGCGCGGCATCAGCAAGGCCTTCGGCGCCGTGCGGGCGCTCGGCGGCGTGGACCTCGAGCTCCAGGCCGGCGAGGTGCTGGGCCTGGTCGGCGACAACGCCGCCGGCAAGTCCACGCTGATGAAGGTCCTCACCGGCGTGCACCGCCCCGACGCGGGCGAGATCCTCTTCGAGGGCCGGCGCGTCGTCTTCCACTCGCCGCGCGACTCGCGCGCCCTCGGCATCGAGATGATCTACCAGAACCTGGCGCTGGCCCCGAACCTCGACGTCGTCGCCAACGTCTTTCTCGGCCGCGAGGTGACGCGCGCGGCGCTGCCCCACGCCGTGGAGTGGCTCGACGAGCGGCGCATGGAGTCCGAGACGCGCGCGCTGCTCGGTCGCCTGCGCATCAACATCGACTCCGTCCGGCGACAGGTCGAGCGCCTGTCGGGCGGCCAGCAGCAGGCCGTGGCCATCGCGCGGGCCGTGGCCTTCCAGGCGCGCGTCGTCATCATGGACGAGCCCACGGCGAGCCTCGCGGTGAAGGAGGTCGGCAAGGTCCTCGATCTCGTCGTGCAGCTCCGCGCCAAGGGCGTGAGCGTCATCCTCATCAGCCACCGGCTCCAGGACATCTTCACCGTGGCCGACCGCGTGATGGTGCTGCGCGGGGGCCAGCGCGTGGCCGTCCGGCGGATCGGCGAGACCACGATGGACGAGGTCGTCAAGGCGATCGTCGGCGCTGAGGCGAGCGGCGTGAGCCACCTGGCCTCCGGCCGATGAGCGTGGCGGACCCGGCGGAGCTGACGGTCGAGGCAACGCCCGCGCGCGGGCGCCTGGCCGACTGGGCGAGCGCGGCCACGTGGTCGCGCGTGGGCCTGCCGGCGGTCATCGTCGCCATGATCCTCGTCTTCTCATTCCTCAACCCGAACTTCTACAGTGCGACGAACCTGCGAAACGTCGCCCGCCAGACGGCGATCCTCGGCATCACCGCCTGCGGCCAGACGATGGTCATCCTCTCGGGCGGCTTCGATCTCTCCGTCGGCATGGTCATCGGCCTCATCTCCGTTGCCGGGTCGCTCGCCATGATCCAGCTCGGGCTCTGGCCGGGGATGCTCGCAGGTGTGCTCATGGGCGTGGCCGTCGGCGCGCTGAACGGCTTCATGGTCGCCAGGGCGGGGCTGCCGCCCTTCATTGCCACGCTGGCGATGTTCTCGGCGGCGCGCGGCCTGGCGCTGATCCTCTCGGGCGGCCTGCCCATCACCGACCTGCCGCCCGACTACCGCTGGCTCGGCGCCGGCCACGTGCTGACGCTGCCGCTGCCTGCGGTCATCGCGGCCGTCGCATTCCTGGGCTGCCATCTCCTCATGAAGAAGACGCGCTTCGGGCGCTACGTGTATGCCATCGGCGGCAACGAGGAGGCGGCCGTGTACTCCGGCGTGCCCGTGGCGCGCTACAAGGTGAGCGTGTGGGCGCTGCACGGTCTGCTGGTCGGCGCCGCCGCGGTCATCCTCACCTCGCGCGCGGTCTCCGGCCACGCCACGCTCGGCGAGGGCGCGGAGCTCGAGTCCATCGCAGCGACGGTCATCGGCGGCACCGCGCTCGGGCGCGGGCGGGGCAGCATCTTCAACACGCTGCTCGGGGTGGTGGCCATGGGCATCCTCACCAACGGCCTCAACCTCATCAACGTGTCGACCTATTACCAGATGGTGGCGATGGGCGTGATCATCGCCGGCGCGGTGTACGTGGACCAGTGGCGCCACCGTCAGCGGTGAGATGTGTCGGGCGATCTAAGGACCCTTCGAAGGACGGGCCGGGGGCGCTGATGGCCCCCGGCCGCTTTCGTCTCACAGCCGCGTGAGCTGACCAGACCGGATGAGATCGACTAGGACGTTCCACTCCGTCTTTTGGAGAACGACGGTGTTCTCGTCCTCGCCGATACAGATAGTGTCGCCCTCGACGACGA from Candidatus Methylomirabilota bacterium includes these protein-coding regions:
- a CDS encoding polysaccharide deacetylase family protein, translated to MLSLPSHNRYDFSPIQKRKDYSWPGGKRLAFYVALNIEHFAFGTGRVLDPTNRGGPPTQRNFAWLDYGNRVGIWRLFGMLDQLKLPATILLNGQVAELYPDIVEKIRSRDDDVLGHGRTNSELLTGRWEHDEARIIAETTAAIEKHVGVRPTGWMGPGAAESNVTPDLLKEAGYTHILDWPMDDQPLWMRTRSGPILSIPYPLELNDAGTLAQRDHTGREFADMVVDQFDELVEQSEHYPLVLGLSLHGYIVGQPFRARPLHQALKHCVQHKLKDRVWYTRAGEIADYCFKLPPGTVLGG
- a CDS encoding acetamidase/formamidase family protein, with amino-acid sequence MAKARESLRSEAKHHHLPASPETAHWGFLDPKLKPVLTIDSGDSVTIDCVSGNPEMMPPKELGFQILPEHLEIHRRVTKGTGNHIFTGPIYVEGAEPGDVLEVRVHDIALRQDWGWNVFRPLVGTLPDDFPYYRCIHIPLDRQAMTATMPWGLKIPIRPFFGQLAVAPRPEFGRQNSKEPREFGGNIDCKELTAGSTIYLPVWTKGALFSTGDGHALQGDGEVCGTAIETALTGTFEFVVRKDLKLAMPRAETPTHFITMGLDVDLDDAAVQALRAMIDWLGALLGLSKEDAYSFCSFIVDLHITQTVNNVKGVHAMAEKRLIGKA
- a CDS encoding ABC transporter substrate-binding protein, translated to MRDAKRSAVMAVVVFLSVIPAGAQSVEKSNISFMLDWTIAGTHAPYFIPLDKGYYKAEGLNVKIDRGTGAGNTASNVASGVYDFGWADVTTLITFNAQNPTKELTLVYISFQDAPLAIVSFKSAGIRTLKDLEGKTVADQHGSAAGAVINVVTKAGTPDEIKITRKFVTPQLREPMLIRRDVDAILAFDVSSIMTLVDLGVPRDQISVLRYADIGFDVYGTGLWVRRDFLEKNPRTVAAMVRAINKGTKDAIANPGAAAEVMTKYAPLLKTDIECQRLLIALDHHLNPDVARYGLSHVDPKKMQKTIEQVVHVQKFERTPALDHVWTDRFLPPQAERMAPPLGRCGPK
- a CDS encoding ABC transporter ATP-binding protein, yielding MIRLEGASLVYGGPQGVVALMDANLRINAGELVVVVGPSGCGKSSLLKLVSGLHPARSGSVYVAGRPVTGPLKICGMAFQNAMLLPWRTTIGNVLLPLEIVDSHAARFRRHRAEYEAQARELLATVGLAGFEDKYPWQLSGGMQQRASLCRALIHSPELLLLDEPFASLDPFTREELWDVVQDLWLERRPTVILVTHDLREAVYLADTVYVISPRPGRVLSRTTIDLPRPRRLADTYKPEFIDLSHALREQIATGRP
- a CDS encoding ABC transporter permease, whose translation is MNGLLTRRLLPWSTTLGLLVLWQLVCVVLRVDTFILPSPLEVSRSLAQNTELIMFHALQTLMTTVAGFALGVAAGMALGLLLGTSRTVYDGLYPVMIGFNSIPKVAIVPVLVIWFGIGTVPAILTAFVTAAFPIVVNVATGLATIEPEWQDVLRVLGARKWQILMKIGIPRALPYFFASLKVAITLAFVGSVVAETVAANAGIGFLMMTASGRFDVPLVFAGLVVVGAMGILMYEVFARLERRLTFWAIRSGDLVT
- a CDS encoding type II toxin-antitoxin system prevent-host-death family antitoxin, with protein sequence MRHPRADVGVRELRQNLSVYLRRVKRGETLEVRERGHRVAVLAPAGAKATALDRLIAAGRATPAGGDLLALGRPLGKRPSRRASRALAGLREERP
- a CDS encoding type II toxin-antitoxin system VapC family toxin: MSLVYLDSSALVKLVVREPESAALMEFLRERPDRVSSALVLAEVPRALRRARFGAAVRRRAREILARVALVDIDRRALAAAAAIDPPTVRTLDAIHLATALGLREDLAALVTYDRRLAVAAERADLHVQAPV
- a CDS encoding SDR family NAD(P)-dependent oxidoreductase: MRLRDKVAVVTGAGRGIGQAIALAYAREGAHVVVNDIDPATAEATAAEAARLGSKSLAVAADIAKPADIARLIETTVRERGRVDIVVNNAMRIVPGKLEELPEASWDTTMNIGLKGAFLVSQAAARHMIRQRSGCFVNIASVAGVFPYNWAGAYSVVKAGLIMLTQLMALEWAPYGIRANAIAPGYIRTPGTEGMYADQEIYEGRRKGVPMGRVGSGDDVAPVAVFLASDEARYTTGSLVGCDGGQAVGYYLSVPGRRFSGGRID
- a CDS encoding DUF433 domain-containing protein translates to MPGKSSSRYRKPRRSEGSVSTTMRLRRSVRENLEGWAARSRRSVSEIAQELIEEGIRMRECPGIYFATEPAGRRANIAGTGLAVWEVLRDYVRDRNLKRVQKAFPHLSQTQITSALLYYSRYTDEINREVEANAALTPEEIERRFPGLMRFVSID
- a CDS encoding DUF5615 family PIN-like protein, whose translation is MKLYLDANLSPRIAATLRARGIGAVSAHEVGHTQLDDRAQLRHATRNERVIVTCDIRDYAALTAETIASNESHAGIILVPSSVRTDEFGTIVKGLGRIVRQYPDGLADTVVYLTRSRI
- a CDS encoding ABC transporter substrate binding protein; its protein translation is MDFQAFEARSPEDLASAYSAMTRWRASALATLNDAMFFSQRERVVELAAKNRLPAMYPGVEFVQAGGLMSYGPDFHYLFRRAAIYVDKILKGARPADLPIEQPTKFGPIR
- a CDS encoding ATP-binding cassette domain-containing protein; translated protein: MRGISKAFGAVRALGGVDLELQAGEVLGLVGDNAAGKSTLMKVLTGVHRPDAGEILFEGRRVVFHSPRDSRALGIEMIYQNLALAPNLDVVANVFLGREVTRAALPHAVEWLDERRMESETRALLGRLRINIDSVRRQVERLSGGQQQAVAIARAVAFQARVVIMDEPTASLAVKEVGKVLDLVVQLRAKGVSVILISHRLQDIFTVADRVMVLRGGQRVAVRRIGETTMDEVVKAIVGAEASGVSHLASGR
- a CDS encoding ABC transporter permease codes for the protein MADPAELTVEATPARGRLADWASAATWSRVGLPAVIVAMILVFSFLNPNFYSATNLRNVARQTAILGITACGQTMVILSGGFDLSVGMVIGLISVAGSLAMIQLGLWPGMLAGVLMGVAVGALNGFMVARAGLPPFIATLAMFSAARGLALILSGGLPITDLPPDYRWLGAGHVLTLPLPAVIAAVAFLGCHLLMKKTRFGRYVYAIGGNEEAAVYSGVPVARYKVSVWALHGLLVGAAAVILTSRAVSGHATLGEGAELESIAATVIGGTALGRGRGSIFNTLLGVVAMGILTNGLNLINVSTYYQMVAMGVIIAGAVYVDQWRHRQR